A DNA window from Lutra lutra chromosome 8, mLutLut1.2, whole genome shotgun sequence contains the following coding sequences:
- the IGFBP6 gene encoding insulin-like growth factor-binding protein 6, whose protein sequence is MTPHRLLLPLLLLTVLFAARSGAALARCPGCGQGVQAGCPGTCVEEEDGGPPAEACTEAGGCLRREGQQCGVYTPNCVPGLQCHPPEEEEAPLRALLLGRGRCRRARGPQGENPKESKPQAGTTRPQDVNRRDQQRNPGASTTAGRPSPGGVQDTEMGPCRRHLDSVLQQLQTEVYRGAHTLYVPNCDHRGFYRKRQCRSSQGQRRGPCWCVDRMGQPLQGSQDGDGSSSCPPGSSG, encoded by the exons ATGACCCCCCACaggctgctgctgcccctgctgctgCTAACTGTGCTGTTCGCTGCCCGCTCAGGAGCCGCCTTGGCACGGTGCCCAGGCTGCGGGCAGGGGGTGCAGGCGGGTTGTCCGGGGACTTGcgtggaggaggaggatggggggccGCCCGCGGAGGCCTGTACGGAAGCTGGGGGCTGTctcaggagggaggggcagcagtGCGGGGTCTACACCCCCAACTGCGTCCCAGGACTGCAGTGCCACCCGCCCGAGGAAGAGGAGGCGCCTTTGCGGGCGCTGCTGCTGGGCCGCGGCCGCTGCCGCCGGGCGCGCGGGCCCCAGG GAGAGAATCCTAAGGAGAGCAAACCCCAAGCAGGGACCACTCGTCCCCAGGACGTGAACCGCAGAGACCAACAGAGGAATCCAGGGGCCTCTACCACTGCGGGCCGGCCCAGTCCTGGGGGTGTCCAAGACACGGAGATG ggcccGTGCCGCAGACATCTGGACTCAGTGCTCCAGCAACTACAGACTGAGGTGTACCGAGGGGCTCACACCCTCTACGTGCCTAACTGTGACCATCGGGGCTTCTACCGGAAGCGGCAG TGCCGCTCCTCCCAGGGCCAGCGCCGAGGTCCCTGCTGGTGTGTGGATCGGATGGGCCAGCCCCTGCAGGGGTCCCAGGATGGCGATGGAAGCTCCTCTTGCCCCCCTGGGAGCAGCGGCTAa